The following proteins come from a genomic window of Streptomyces liliiviolaceus:
- a CDS encoding DUF4097 family beta strand repeat-containing protein, producing the protein MSEWSVAEPRKLTFDEPVTALHVRIASGTVNVVGIDEGPAHLEVSSIEGPPLIVTQENGTLTVAYEDLPWKGFLKWLDRKGWHRSAVVSLAVPARTRVEVGVVGATAMVSGIDGRTVVKGISGDTTLVGLSGPVRADTVSGNVEVQALTGDLRLNSISGDLTVIEGSSPSVRVDSVSGSVIVDLDPAGRSSDIRLTSISGEIAVRLPHPADAEVEVDSASGTVSSAFEDLRIDGRWGAKKITGRLGAGNGRLKATTVSGSIALLRRPPAEDEPWDEEVDFEKKADVGEDDPRDTAPASPGTTGPASETPASATLSTPAQHPAADAATATDATDGSPDGPTHQKGL; encoded by the coding sequence ATGTCCGAGTGGTCCGTCGCAGAGCCAAGGAAGCTCACGTTCGACGAACCGGTGACGGCTCTCCACGTACGCATCGCCAGCGGCACGGTGAACGTGGTGGGGATCGACGAGGGCCCCGCCCACCTCGAAGTCTCCTCGATAGAGGGACCGCCCCTGATAGTCACGCAGGAGAACGGCACCCTGACGGTCGCGTACGAGGACCTGCCCTGGAAGGGCTTCCTCAAGTGGCTCGACCGCAAGGGCTGGCACCGCAGCGCGGTGGTCTCCCTGGCCGTACCCGCCCGCACCCGCGTCGAGGTGGGCGTGGTCGGCGCCACCGCCATGGTCTCCGGCATCGACGGCCGGACCGTGGTGAAGGGCATCTCCGGCGACACCACCCTCGTGGGCCTCTCGGGCCCGGTCCGCGCGGACACGGTCTCGGGGAACGTGGAGGTCCAGGCCCTCACCGGCGACCTCCGGCTCAACTCCATCTCCGGCGACCTGACCGTCATCGAGGGCTCCAGCCCCTCCGTGCGGGTCGACTCGGTCAGCGGCTCCGTGATCGTCGACCTGGATCCGGCCGGCCGGTCCAGCGACATCCGGCTGACCAGCATCTCGGGGGAGATCGCCGTCCGCCTGCCGCATCCGGCCGACGCGGAGGTCGAGGTGGACTCGGCGAGCGGCACGGTCTCCAGCGCCTTCGAGGACCTGCGGATCGACGGCCGGTGGGGCGCCAAGAAGATCACCGGCAGGCTCGGCGCGGGGAACGGCCGCCTGAAGGCGACCACCGTCTCCGGTTCGATCGCACTGTTGCGCAGGCCCCCGGCGGAGGACGAGCCATGGGACGAGGAAGTGGATTTCGAGAAGAAGGCGGACGTCGGGGAGGATGACCCACGGGACACGGCTCCTGCCTCACCCGGGACCACCGGACCCGCTTCCGAGACGCCCGCGTCAGCCACCCTCTCCACCCCCGCGCAACATCCAGCCGCCGACGCCGCCACCGCCACTGACGCCACCGACGGATCACCCGACGGCCCGACCCACCAGAAGGGGCTCTGA